CTGGCTGTTGCTGGGACATCTTGGCTCAAGTTCCTGACCAAGGCCCAGAGCAGATCAGAcagcctggaattccagaatctttCTGCTTTACCTCTGTGGCTCATGGTGCCACCAGGAATACTTCTCAGGTTGATTCCAAGTATCAGTAGCCTATCTTGAGCAAGAAAGAAGTGTAAATAGCACTGTTTACACTTGGTAACTCTGTTTACAAACCTCTGCTGCCTGTCAAATACCCATTTCCTGAGTGTATTCATTCCCCAAATGCTGTGCTGTTTCTTTTTCAGTTCCAAAGAAGTGTCAGAAGGCTCGTGAGCACTTTGGTACAGTGAGGACACAGATGGAGTCCCTGAAGACCAAGTTTCCTGCTGATCAGTATTACAGGTGTGCAGGATCACACACAGCCAGACACAGATATGTATGGGAATTGCTTGGCATTGCAATAATTGCTTCCAATTATTGCTTTGGAATAATGATGTAAAGGTTGATGGGCTGAATGCTTCTTTCTCTTTGAAAAGTAAATCATGGTAGACAAATGTGAGGTTCTTATCAGCATAGATAAAAAACGCTTTTGCTCAAACACTTTAACTTTTCACCAAAAATACTCAGTATTGAACTATTTTTTCTAgaagttttctttaaaaagcaaaagggAAGCTTAAGAAGTTGGAGCTGCCCTTGTATCTGGGAGCAGGGCATTTGCTGCTCCATTAATTTCAGTTAAGTTGTTCAGTTTGGGGTGTTCCTGGAAGCAGAGCTCTGAATCTGTCATGAAAAGGCTGTTTGGTTCTGCAGACACTAAATGAAGTTGTCACCTTTGTGTTCTGTTGCTGCCAGAAGGGGACAGTGCCTGGCAAGAACATTTCAAAGAACAAGAATCTTGTCAATTCAGATCTGTTGAGGGAAAGCTCTGGCTGTCTGTGGGCAACACAGCCTGGAAAAGtgtgggagctgaggagatGTGTGAGAGGGGTGAGCAAATGTCAGTGCCTGGTGTGGTAACCTGGGTGAGGAGTTCTGGAGTACCAAGGAGATGTCTTTTAGCTGGTGTCATTTGATAAACCAAAAATACTGCAAAGTGCATGTGTTAAGGCagaaaacacaacacacacagaATGTGTGCGTGTTGCCTAACGCTCCAGTAATAAACATTCATTATTTATACCTGTCCCTGGTGTTTCTCCTGCAGGTTTCATGAGCACTGGAGGTTTGTGCTGCAGCGGCTGGTGTTCCTGGCAGCATTCGTAGTCTACTTGGAGTCAGAAACATTAGTGACCCGAGAAGCTGTTGCAGAAATACTTGGGAGTAAGTTAATGTTGTaggaagaaaacaacaaaaagcttGTGGCCTTAGACATTGTAGCTTTCAGAGGTACAGGGAAATGGCAGAACTTCATTTCTTCCTGAGAAACCAGTTCCAGAGTTTATCTCGTATTTGATTTCATTATATAAACAACAAATTCTCAGAAGTCGACGGAAATTGGCAAACCTAATGTTAACCGAAGTACTTAGTCATTAATAAGTTCTTCATCAATGAAGGTTATTCATTCAAAGTGTGTAAATGCACCAAAAGCATAAAACATAAGCATAAGATGAGAGCTTGTTTCTCTAACTTCTTGCTATTTGGTATTTAAAAAGTGTGTAAAACAGATTAAATTCTTTGCCATAAAAGAATTGTATCTTCACAGAGCAAAAGATTtggaaaaaataaggaaaatacatCCTGTATATTGATGTAAATCCAGTTACTCTGTTGGATGTACAGTTGAGGATGTACAAGATGCTGAATCAAGAACAGAGTGGCTCTAATTACATCACATACAGGAAAAGGCTGACTTTTATTTTGTAATAGTATTTCATAAATTTGATATTTCAAATTAGCACCAGTAAACAAATGCAATTTAAGGTGGCTGGGTTTGCTCATGCTCAGCACCACCTCATCACTGCTCTGTTTTTGTCTCAGTTGAAGCTGATCGAGAACGGGGCTTTCACCTGGACATTGAAGATTATCTTTCTGGTGTATTAACTCTGGCCAGTGAGCTGGTAAGGAAGATAGGCATGCATGTGTTTGGTTTGAAACTCACCTTGAAAACAGAAGTAATGTGTCTTTTAGCTTTATCAAGTTGTTCTTGGCAGTTATGATACACAATACCTTGATCTGAACTTGTTCAGAGGCAAGATGCTTCTCTGCATGTTCCTCAGTGATACTTCTAAGATTTAAACTTAAATTTTGATTTGATTGAAAATCCAGAACTATGCTCAACAAAAAGGTAGATCTAAGTACAAATAATCTGACTGCCAGGACCACAAGTGCTTTGTTTGGTACAGTGACTGATGGGGActgtgatgtgatgtgatgtgggtgctgtgctctctgctgtctctggcaggccaggctggcagtgaacaGCGTCACAGCTGGGGACTATTCTCGCCCTCTCCGCATCTCAACCTTTATCAACGAGCTGGATTCTGGCTTCCGCCTCCTCAACCTGAAGAACGACTCCCTGAGGAAGCGCTACGATGGCCTGAAATACGATGTCAAGAAAATCGAGGAGGTGGTTTATGACTTGTCCATCAGAGGACTCAACAAGGAGGCGACAGTTGGTGCAGGCGGGGAGAAGTGAAGGATGCTCCTGGCACAGCATCATCGATTACCTCAGATGGTTGCCAATTTAGGAAGTACCTAGAGAAACCTTCCTCCAGTAGTTTAGAAGAACTGCAGCTCAAAGCTGCTCTCTATTTTCTTACAAAAGGTGTAGTACAGGTGTTAGATGTTTTGTAAAATCATGTCTAGATTAGGACAGGAGACTGTTTCCAGTGGAATTCCTCTGTCAAACACACGGTGCTGTTCTTTGCACAGCAGCAATAGTAGTCAGTAACTCCCATTAGTTCTGTAGTGTTGCTTCCCTGCTGTCAGGGAAGTGCTGTGGCTCTGTCTGCTCACACACCCTCAGCGGTGTGTGCACAGCACTCAGCTCAGTGCAGACACATGGGATCTTTAAAGAAACACAGTGTGTAAATACTGACTGGTTTTTTAAGacgcttttttttttctttttgtttcttaaatTTTCACCAATGTAAGTTGAACAAATTTGCATAAGTGTTTATGAGCCagatctcttttttttaatggtttctCATAATGTACACTCTGTAATTGAGAAATTAGTGAAAATACTCCTGAGAATTCCTCTATTGGAACTGGTGTCTTGCACCCCAGTGTCTCagtgtctctgtctctctctctctgtctcatatttttttctttccaccaTCATTTCAGAGCAAGGTTTTCTTAGGTACCTGCTTTCTCTGTCTGGTATTTGTTTTAGTGGCATGAGTTAATGCAGAGTTTAAAATTATGATTTGCCTTGAGAACTCTGTAACcaatttttatggttttttagCTTCCAAGTTTTCTGAATAGAGAAGTGTAAACTGACAAACTGCAGGTGGTGTCTGAGTTGTAACAACCTGTACAGGCCACAACTGTACCTGTATCCTGGgattaaaaacacaaaaaacaccacaaaactATAGTTTGTGTAATAAAATGTTTGTATCTTCAGAAATGAGGAGGTTACTGCTTTCAGGTAAGTATGTAAGATGTTTGCAAACACCAACAGCCTCTTTCATGTGTGTAAATGGACAGACTCATGCCTCCCCATGTGTTTGTTCTCTTGTCTTAAATGACTTTGAGTTTTGCCATTCTCCTACTTCTGGTGGTGCAGGAGGGTTAAGGAGAGCAGCTGACTTAGGAGGAGGAATACTTCAGAGGATGAATGG
The nucleotide sequence above comes from Zonotrichia albicollis isolate bZonAlb1 chromosome 10, bZonAlb1.hap1, whole genome shotgun sequence. Encoded proteins:
- the TSN gene encoding translin: MSVSEMFAALQGALGQDQDIREEIRKVVQALEQTAREILTLLQGVHQGPGFQHIPKKCQKAREHFGTVRTQMESLKTKFPADQYYRFHEHWRFVLQRLVFLAAFVVYLESETLVTREAVAEILGIEADRERGFHLDIEDYLSGVLTLASELARLAVNSVTAGDYSRPLRISTFINELDSGFRLLNLKNDSLRKRYDGLKYDVKKIEEVVYDLSIRGLNKEATVGAGGEK